In Palaemon carinicauda isolate YSFRI2023 chromosome 28, ASM3689809v2, whole genome shotgun sequence, a single genomic region encodes these proteins:
- the LOC137621958 gene encoding uncharacterized protein has product MELQEPLIYNCKVDKKSIILYMQKTLWGRHLEVYSPSVALTGSKTDNLRAVILFNRQKLLQMLEYVILEQLVSHLEVIEALHDKQSAYRKLCSTVTAICSVVNDMLEMMDENKCGILILLDLSAAFVYTVVHEQLLNDLRSMGAEGQAFEYLKDYLVGRN; this is encoded by the exons ATGGAGTTACAAGAACCATTAATATATAATTGCAAAGTGGATAAGAAGTCTATAATTCTTTATATGCAA AAGACCCTTTGGGGAAGACATCTTGAAGTATACAGCCCCTCCGTGGCACTAACTGGTTCTAAAACCGATAATTTACGAGCAGTTATTCTGTTTAACCGACAGAAACTCTTACAGA tgcttgaatatgtaattcttgaacaactagtcagccacttagaagtaatagaagctttgcatgACAAGCAATCAGCTTACAGAAAACTATGCTCTACTgtgacagccatctgctctgttgtaaatgatatgctagaaatgatggatgaaaataagtgtggtatcttaatactgctcgatctcagtgctgcttttgtatatacagtggtgcatgaacagctactaaatgatctacggtccatggGCGCTGAAggtcaagccttcgaatacctaaaagactacttggttggtagaaattaa